From one Plectropomus leopardus isolate mb chromosome 8, YSFRI_Pleo_2.0, whole genome shotgun sequence genomic stretch:
- the LOC121947052 gene encoding twist-related protein 2-like has protein sequence MREEEQCNDDHPEGGVVSSKENTGRPPSNACPVVVATPGVTGRKRHTGSHMEDHVTTPTTSAHDSKVNPGEDTQIYTLNGPKRLKRSPQHRPPSSGPSLSPSSGPSPGDLSALEDPHGQRVIANIRERQRTQSLNEAFASLRKIIPTLPSDKLSKIQTLKLASRYIDFLYQVLQNDEMDTKLTGCNYLAHERLSYAFSVWRMEGAWSTMSAGH, from the coding sequence atgagagaggaggagcagtgTAATGATGACCACCCTGAGGGAGGGGTGGTTTCCAGCAAGGAGAACACGGGTAGACCACCTTCCAACGCCTGTCCTGTTGTTGTAGCAACACCGGGGGTCACCGGGCGTAAACGGCACACAGGCTCACACATGGAAGATCACGTTACAACTCCTACTACATCAGCACACGACAGCAAGGTCAATCCAGGAGAGGATACCCAAATCTACACCTTAAACGGACCTAAAAGACTCAAGAGGAGCCCTCAACATCGGCCGCCTTCTTCGGGACCTTCACTTTCTCCCAGCTCTGGTCCTAGTCCTGGAGATCTCTCGGCCCTTGAGGACCCCCACGGCCAGCGGGTGATTGCCAACATCCGGGAGCGCCAGCGGACGCAATCTCTGAACGAAGCCTTTGCTTCCTTGCGTAAGATCATCCCAACGCTGCCATCAGACAAACTGAGTAAGATCCAGACCCTAAAGTTAGCGTCACGCTACATTGACTTTCTGTACCAGGTTCTGCAGAATGACGAGATGGACACTAAGCTGACTGGATGTAACTACCTGGCCCATGAGAGACTGAGCTACGCCTTCTCTGTTTGGAGAATGGAGGGGGCCTGGTCCACCATGTCTGCTGGTCACTAG